One part of the Loxodonta africana isolate mLoxAfr1 chromosome 13, mLoxAfr1.hap2, whole genome shotgun sequence genome encodes these proteins:
- the MESP2 gene encoding mesoderm posterior protein 2: MARSPPPQSFLSHDHWIFPQGWGWAGHSDSTSPASSSDSSSSCPCDGARGPSQAAPLGRSAPAAEAAPTAPRRARPGPAGGQRQSASEREKLRMRTLARALHELRRFLPPSVAPAGQSLTKIETLRLAIRYIGHLSAVLGLSEESLQRRRRRLGDAAPPGGCQFCPDGGPAQAQTQGLGSSAGTAASWGSPPARPGALAAPERLGSRVPDTNPWVTPPFYPGMQSSSHPSRGRDPEAALWLSLQNCPGTQTSLQPGNSAIPWTPPPAPSEVAAVYQGISMSPESCLPLGTPPLLPHPPCQRLQSQTQWECWSHSAEVLPSSEDPAPGPTFQLSESSPPQSSGLQLSGCPELWQDDLEGAHLGIY, translated from the exons ATGGCCCGGTCGCCTCCTCCGCAGAGCTTCCTCAGCCACGACCACTGGATCTTCCCCCAGGGGTGGGGCTGGGCCGGCCACTCGGACTCCACGTCCCCGGCCTCGTCCTCGGATTCGTCCAGCTCGTGCCCTTGCGACGGCGCCCGCGGGCCCTCGCAAGCCGCGCCCCTGGGCCGCAGCGCCCCCGCCGCCGAGGCTGCCCCGACGGCGCCCCGACGTGCGCGCCCCGGGCCGGCGGGCGGCCAGCGGCAGAGCGCCAGCGAGCGCGAGAAGCTGCGCATGCGCACGCTCGCCCGCGCCCTGCACGAGCTGCGTCGCTTTCTGCCGCCGTCCGTGGCGCCCGCCGGCCAGAGCCTGACCAAGATCGAGACGCTGCGCCTGGCCATCCGCTACATCGGCCACCTGTCTGCCGTGCTGGGCCTCAGCGAGGAGAGCCTGCAGCGCCGGCGCCGACGGCTCGGCGACGCGGCGCCCCCTGGGGGCTGCCAGTTCTGCCCCGACGGCGGCCCCGCGCAGGCGCAGACGCAGGGCCTGGGCTCGTCTGCCGGCACCGCCGCGTCCTGGGGGTCCCCGCCCGCCCGTCCGGGAGCCCTGGCAGCGCCCGAGCGCCTAGGGAGCCGGGTCCCTGACACGAATCCCTGGGTGACACCCCCTTTCTACCCCGGAATGCAGTCGTCTTCGCATCCTTCTCGAGGGAGAGACCCTGAGGCTGCTCTTTGGTTGTCGCTGCAAAATTGTCCTGGGACGCAGACATCCCTGCAGCCCGGGAACTCGGCCATTCCCTGGACGCCGCCCCCCGCACCTTCAGAGGTGGCTGCTGTGTACCAG GGTATCTCCATGTCTCCAGAGTCCTGTCTGCCACTGGGGACCCCACCTCTCCTGCCCCACCCACCATGCCAGAGACTCCAGTCTCAGACCCAGTGGGAGTGCTGGAGCCATAGTGCAGAGGTTCTCCCAAGCTCTGAGGACCCGGCACCCGGCCCCACCTTCCAGCTCAGTGAATCAAGCCCTCCCCAGAGCTCAGGCCTGCAACTCAGTGGCTGCCCTGAACTTTGGCAAGACGATttggagggggcccacctgggcATCTACTAA